The following proteins come from a genomic window of Bactrocera tryoni isolate S06 chromosome 1, CSIRO_BtryS06_freeze2, whole genome shotgun sequence:
- the LOC120782548 gene encoding F-box only protein 9 yields MSKPVPLLGGEEDNVSRQPSTVSQPTAEMNDMDSPLHTFTTDIRVELEEFRDNWQRELKGQSETVTSNRTVEQKQQLTNNVTDVDQHKLAENLFRSAVELEQRGKVYDAVPLYRKAVQIVPDIEFKYYELQKKKSTAASSGNNADGIRLLESVQAKENADEIADNEEIIEDLYEKFQLDLAGAGGRLLQSSRDPSVISTETHISELPPEILLYILRWVVSAQLDMHSLEQCATVCKGLYLCARDEELWRLACAKVWGVNLGSLGEPVSRSAEHLTETTDTTPIVYTSWRQMFIMRERVIFNGCYISKTTYLRMGENSFQDQYYRPVQLVEYYRYVRFLGDGRVLMMTSADEPAQGVNKLKNVNQLRPEVLCGHYRLYGDSITIMLKKQQQPSHSNHHQYARHRRGSMAIFNDEPNCTKYCIEFRITNTTKRKYARLLWVHYSVVQTRNKVETSSQFELTQSKYPPLWFSPVRSYHLDTDAPIA; encoded by the exons ATGTCGAAACCGGTACCTTTACTTGGTGGAGAAGAGGATAATGTGAGCCGACAACCGTCAACTGTATCGCAACCGACAGCAGAAATGAATGACATGGATTCACCATTACATACATTTACTACCGACATACGCGTAGAGCTGGAAGAGTTTCGTGACAATTGGCAACGTGAGCTGAAGGGTCAGAGTGAAACTGTAACATCGAACAGAACCGTAGAGCAAAAGCAACAGTTGACCAATAATGTCACCGATGTTGATCAGCATAAGCTGGCAGAAAATCTATTCCGCAGTGCCGTGGAGCTAGAACAGCGAGGCAAGGTTTATGATGCTGTGCCACTATACCGAAAAGCTGTGCAAATCGTACCGGACATTGAATTCAAATACTATGAACTACAGAAGAAAAAGTCGACAGCCGCTTCGAGCGGTAATAATGCAGACGGTATTCGTTTGTTAGAATCTGTGCAAGCAAAAGAAAATGCAGATGAAATAGCAGATAATGAAGAGATTATTGAAGATTTATATGAGAAGTTTCAATTGGACTTGGCGGGTGCGGGTGGACGGTTACTACAGAGCAGCCGTGATCCGAGTGTAATTAGTACGGAAACACATATTTCTGAATTACCGCCGGAAATATTATTGTACATCTTACGTTGGGTTGTATCGGCGCAGTTGGATATGCATTCGCTGGAGCAATGCGCTACTGTCTGCAAGGGACTGTATTTGTGTGCGCGCGATGAGGAGCTGTGGCGTTTAGCGTGTGCCAA AGTGTGGGGTGTTAATCTTGGTTCCTTGGGTGAACCAGTTAGCCGGTCAGCTGAACACCTAACAGAGACTACAGACACAACCCCCATTGTGTACACTTCGTGGCGTCAAATGTTCATCATGCGTGAGCGTGTTATCTTTAATGGCTGCTACATAAGCAAGACAACCTATTTGCGTATGGGCGAGAACAGCTTCCAGGATCAGTACTACCGTCCGGTGCAGCTGGTTGAATATTATCGCTATGTACGATTTTTAGGGGATGGACGTGTGCTCATGATGACCAGTGCCGATGAGCCAGCACAGGGTGTGAATAAGCTAAAGAATGTGAATCAATTGCGCCCGGAAGTGCTCTGTGGCCATTATCGTCTCTACGGTGACTCTATAACTATTATGctaaagaaacaacaacaaccgtcACATAGTAACCACCATCAATATGCGCGTCATCGTCGCGGTAGCATGGCTATATTCAACGATGAGCCaaattgtacaaaatattgtattgaATTTCGTATAACAAATACGACAAAGCGCAAATATGCACGTCTACTATGGGTGCACTATTCCGTGGTGCAAACGCGTAATAAAGTGGAGACTTCGTCACAGTTCGAATTGACGCAGTCAAAGTATCCACCGCTGTGGTTCTCGCCGGTTCGCAGCTACCACTTGGATACCGATGCGCCAATCGCTTAA